In Leptospira fletcheri, the genomic window GATTCGAAAATAAACCCGCATAACGGAATGAAAAGCCTAAGCGGCAGATTCGATCGGACAAACCGCTTGATTAATGTCAATCGAGGAAACGATTTTCGAGAAGGTTATATGAAAGAAAGGAACTCAAATTCCAAAATCGGAAACGATCCGTTCCGCCTCTTTCAAAAATTCGGCTTCCTCTTCCGGGGAAAAGGGACCGAACTTATTCGCAAGAATGCGTTTGGAAAGCTCCACATATTCCAGGCAACCCGCGATCGTCACCGCAGGCTTGGCCTTGTTCGGATAAATAGCGAGATCCCCGTTTTTGGGAAGAACCATGGACCTCGGCGGTATTTTTTTTCCGCCGCGTACGATACATCCTGCAAGGACCATGGCGCCAGAACCGATCTCCGCGCCGTCCAGAATCACGGAACCGATGCCGATGAGACAACCTTTCCCGATTTTACAGCCGTGAAGCATGGTATTATGACCTACCAAAGTATAGTCGTCGATAAAGATTCCGCGAGTGGAATCGGTGTGCAAGGTGGAGTTGTCTTGGATATTGACCGCTTCCCCTAGTCGAATCGAATTCATATCCGCACGCAGTACGGCTCCCGGCCAAATGGAAGAATTGGCTCCTAATTCCACAAGCCCGATCAAAGTGGCGGCAGGATGAACGTACGCAGACTCGTGAATCTTCATACCGGTCTTAACGTAGAGGATATCCTGCGGATTGGGCAATTCCGATGAAAGTATCCGTGATTTCCTTAATCCTTTCCTGCGTTAAATTTTTATCCTGACTTACAAGGCGGAACCGATAAGAAACGGATTTTTTATTCGCAGGCAGATTTCCGCCGCGAAAAACGACGGTCACTCTCAGGTCTTCCAGCTCCGGAATCGATTTGTTTCGGACAAGTTCCGCAAAGTTGGCGCTAGACTCTTCCGAATTCATCACGATGGACAAATCGATCTCTGTCTGAGGGAAATGGGACGGGATCTTAAAGTGATTCGCCTTTCTCAAGGATTCCCAAACCGTCAACAAAGCGGCAAAATCGAATTTGCCGAGTAAGGTTCGTTTCTTTAGGTCCATCCGGTCTGCAAGAGTGGGATGGGCATAGCCCAATTCTCCGATCTTTGCTCCCTCCGAATAAAGGGAAAGGCTCGCCTTAGGATGAAAATAGGATCGATTCTCGGACTTCCAAACAAAGGATCTGATGTTCAGATTGCGAAGAACCTGCTCGACGCCGGAACGAACCTGAAAAAAATCCTCTTCTAAAAGGGCGATATCCTTTTCGTTCCATTTTCTTCCGTCGCAAACCGCCCAAGCGAAGGATTTGGATTCGTTTCCCGGCTCCTCGGCCTTTCTGTAAGTCCGCCCGAATTCGAAAATTCTCACCCGTTCGAATCGATCCGCATTCAGACGTACGTTTTTCATCAGGGAAGGGAAAATGGAAGTCCGCAGAAAAGCCTGCTCTTCGGGCATCGCGTTCTTGATTTTAACGAATTCCTCGAGTTTTCCTTCCACGAGATTATCTGACTCGGACGCGTAGGAGTAATTAAAGACTTCGTTATATCCTAATACTTGCGAAAATTGCTTTTTTAATAATCTTTCCAACTCGCGGGCCTTATTCTGTGCCGGAGGCTTGACTTCCGCTTCCAACGGTCGGACCGGTATGCTCGCATACCCGAGAGATCTACCTATCTCTTCCACCAGGTCTTCCGGAATGGTGATGTCATAATTCTGTCTGTATTTCGGAACCGTTACCGTCGCGAGATCTCCCTTCCAATCCGAAACGAAAGAGAGGCTACTCAGCACTTTTTCCGCAGTCGCTCGGTTTATATCGGTTCCTAATTTTCTATTTAAAAAATCGAGACTCAATTCTATGACGACTTTCTTATCCGCAGTATGAATGTATCCCACGGGATGACTCGCCTTTACTTCGGGGCAGCCGTTCTCTTTCAAAAGTTGTAATGCTCTCTTGAGGACGGGAAGCGCAGTCGTGGCTTCCAAGCCCTTCTCATAACGAACGGACGATTCGGATCGGATTCCGGTTTTACGGATGGATTTACGGACCGATTCCCTGGGAAAAACGGCGGATTCCAAAACGACGCTTTTCGTCGCATCCGAGACTGCGGTTTCCGCTCCGCCCATGACTCCCGCAATCGCGACTCCCTTACCGGAATTCCGGATAATTAGAATCTCCGGATCCAACTCGGGAGAAGTGCCGTCCAGAAGCGAAAAAGATTCTCCTTTCTTTGCCGGATCGACTTCGAGAGAAACTGCTCCCATCGCTCCCAATTTTTCACGATCGAAAAAATGCGTCGGCTGCCCCGTTTCCAACAGCAGATAGTTCGATACGTCCACGATGTTATTGATTACGCGAACCCCGCACTTCTTCAGACGAGAACGAACGGTTCGATTCGAAGGGGAAATTTTGACGCCTTCGATTCCTACGGAAAAGTAAGAATGGGCAAATTCGGTATCCGAAACCTTTGGCTGAGGAACGCTGTTGTCGAATTCCCAATTCTGTTCGAGAGGATGGAAGCGAATCGGAAGTCCGAGTTGGGCAGCGAGCTCGCGAGCGAAACCGAAATGACTCCAAAGGTCCGGTCGATGCGTGATAGACTTATTATCCACATCTAGAATTTTATCTCGAAAACCCAGGAAATCCCGCAAAACATCTCCCGGTTTGGCTTGCGGATCCGTTACTACAAAAACTCCCGAATCCTCGTCGGAAAGACCTAGCTCCTTTTCGGAGCAGAGCATGCCGGAACTCCGGACTCCTCTGAGCTCAGAATCCCTGATTTCCTTTCCATCCAGTACGGCTCCGGGAACGGCGAGCGGAACCAAATCCCCCACACGCAGGTTAGGCGCACCCGAAACGATCTGGATTTTATTTTTCCCGTCATTTACCTGAGCGACTTGTAACTTATCCGCTTGGGGATGTTTTTCCAAAGAATCGATGCGCACCAAAACGACCTTTTCCAAGTGCGCAAAGAAATCCTCCACTCCGTCGATCTCGCAGATCGAAGCGGCAATTTTTTTGAGAATCTCTTCCAACGGTACCTCGCTCAAAGGTACATATTCGTTCATCCAATCCAGGGATAATTTCACGTTCCGAATCTCCCGATGTCGACGATTTCGACTCAGTACATTTACAAAAGCCCGGGTCGGTTAGGGATGTCCAGCAGGAAAACTCGATTTGGATAACGGAAAGTAGACCTGAAACAATTCGAATCTGTGTTGGATCTCTTTTCCTATTTTCACTTTTCTAAGTTCGATTTCGAAGTCTTCTTTCACTTTCTGGATTTCGTTTTTAGTCCGATTCATGGCGGATTTTTTCTCCGGCTTACCTTCCCATTTGAACGCGGCTTCCTGCCTCATCAGTTTTTCTTCCAACTGTCTTAGGGTATTTTGGTTGCTGGTCCGGATCTTATATTCCTCTTTAAGAAACAGATCTTTGGTCTGTTCATGCAGCTCCCTTTTGCGATCCTGTAGTGCTTCGTCCAAAGCCTCGCAGGCGGCGACAAATTGGACTTCGAAATCGGAAAAAGGAAAATCTTCCGGTCCGGATATCAAAGATTGCCGTACGGAATCGGGTAGATCTTCCGAAACGGAGACTTTTCCAGTCTTACGATCCACCGCTACGGTAAAAATTTCCTTGCGGTCCAGGGAAAAACGAAACTCCACCATAAAAACGAAATATACGACATCACCGGCAGAACGATAAAAACCGGATCTCCACCCCTTCTTATCCTTTAAGAAGCTTAGAACCGCCTCGTCGATCAGGGGATGCCCGAACGCTAAAAACTCGAGACTATCGTCGGACAAGGCCCGCTCGGAATCGAACGTCGCCTTCTTCCCTTTATATTTCGGCCCCTCCAAAGTATACAAGTGCGGGGCATCGCTCCGTATCGCCAGGCCTATTTCTTTTCCGAAGGATTCGGTATAGCGCACAAAGAAATCCTCGAGATGGGAATTCGTATATGCCCTCTCCTGCAATGTAGTTTTATAATAATCCTCTAAATTGAAATCGATGAGCTTCGGAGTAACTAAGGATCCTAGCTTTTCGAACCCTTTCTTTGCGATTCGAATCCTTTGATCTATCTCCTCCTCTATCTCCCCCAACTTCTTATTTCCGGTTACGAATTTCATAAAACTGGAATGAAAGTCCAGTTCGTCTTCGATAGCGCCTAAAAGTTCGTCGGAATTTCCGATAGACTCTTCGAAGAGACGGATCTTATTGGAGAGTACTTCCAGCACCCTCTCCGCCACGGTTTCCTTGGAAGCAAAATTAAAAATGAATACGTTGTCCTTCTGTCCGAAGCGATGAATCCTTCCGATACGTTGCTCGATTTTGAGAGGACTCCAAGGAAGATCGTAGTTGAAGAGAACGTTCGCAAACTGCAGATTCCGACCTTCTCCCCCAGCTTCGGTACAGATCAGTATTTCGGAGGACTTTCGGAATTCCGTGATCGCATCCTCTTTTGCGTCCGCACTTAGAGATCCGTGAAACAAAGTGACTTTATAATCGGAAAGACTTGCGGCTAAAAAATCCTGTGTACTGCGGAATTGCGTGAATATTATGAATTTAGGATGACCTTCCTTCTTTAACTTCGCGATCGTTTCCTTCAGTTTTTGGGACTTGCGATCTTCCTTGATTTTTTTGCCCAACAGAATCAACCGATTCAAAGAAAGCAACTCCCGGCGAAGGTTGGCTAGATCCGCAGGCGCGGATTCCTCCAGGTCGGATACGAAATCTTCCACACCTTCCGTTTCGTCGAAATCCCAATCCTCTAATCTCTTTTCGATGGATTTCAAGTGATGGAGTCGATTTTCCAGCATGAACTTTCTTTTGGAAAGAGCGGACAACAACGCAAAGACCGAAGAATCCAATAATTTCTGGAATACGATCATCACGAAACCTACCGCCCGATTTTGGGTCCGCATCGCCAAATTGTATTCCCTTCTTACGTATTCCGTCGTCTCGTCGTAGAATTGCCTTTCGATAGGAGAAAGTTCGATCTTTACTGTTTTAGCGAATCGTTTCGTAAATCCCCCGACTTCCACCTTTCTGCGTCTCAACAGAACCTTGGAAATTTTTTCCTTCAAGTCCGTTTTGCCGCCGATCACATAATCGTTTACGAAAGTATTGTACGGACCGAGAAGATTGGAATCGATCAGATGGACTAGATAAAAAAGTTCCTCCAGCTTACCGCGGAACGGAGTTGCCGTGAGCAAAAGAAGGCATTCGCATTTTTTGGCGATCTTTTCGGCAAAAAGATACGCCCGGGTCACCTTGTGATAATCCCGCCTGAGTCGATGGGCTTCGTCAAAAATCACGATATCCCATTTTGTTTTTAGGATCTCTTCGGCGTATTTAGGATTCTTGATAAAATCGACGGAAGTGATTACGTGTTTGAAGTTCTTCCAATTCTTCTCTCCAGAGGCGAGAAAATTCCTTCTCTTCACGATCTCGAAGTCCTCGTTGAATTTATTCTTCAACTCCTGTTGCCATTGGACCAACAAAGGAGAAGGAGCCACGATCAAGACCTTCTTATAACCTCGCCTGAATATAAGCTCCTTCATGACCAGAGCGGCTTCTATGGTTTTTCCTAGTCCGACTTCGTCGGCTAAGATAAATCTCGGCTTCAGAGAATTGACCACTACATACGTGGATTCAATCTGATGCGGAAGCAATCTAGTACGGGAATTGGAAAGCGCCGATAGTTTGTCGTACGCATGTGTAAGTTTCAGTTCGAAGGCGGTTCGACAAAGATCCAAAGTCTCCGGATTTCCGGGAGATTGTAAAAAAGGTGTCGGATAGGAACCGATGATTTTCAGATGCGGGGAATTTTCCGAGATCGTTTTCCTTACATTCGCTTTCGGAAAAAAAATCTTAACCTTTCCCCCCTCGGCTCCTTCTATTTTAGCGATCCCGAATTCCGGCTCGTTTCGTAGATAACAAAAATCTCCTCTGTATGCGGAGGGAGATTCCGAATCGAAGTCCAAACTTAGCTGTAATGTCGATTCCAAGTTCAAACCCCTCTCTTATCCCCCCAAATGTATTTATGAGTCTGTAGGGATAACCTCAGTTTTGACGCACCGCTTTTCTGAATCCAATCCACCAAAGTCTCCGGAGACAATTCTCCGAAAACGGGAGACGCCAAAAGGTTCCCCTGCAATTCGAAACGTTCCACGATTTCCAAACAACGCACGAAATCCCTCTCATCCCGGATCACGAATTTAAGTTCATCCAACGGGTCTCTTCTTTCATTCAAAAAATGTAAATTCTCATGGAGCATTTTTTCTTCCATTCCCGAACCGGGAAGTTTATAATCTAAGGTAAAGATCATATCCTCCAGATCGGAAATCGGCTCGGCACCGTTCGTCTCGATTCTAACCCTAAGAAAACGACCATGACGTCTTCTCTCTTCCTTCAATCTTGCAGCCAAAACCCGTGAGAAATTCCGATTGCCTCCTTCCAGCGGTTCTCCTCCGGTAAAAAGCACCTGTACCGGATCGGCGGAAAGCTTCCGAATTTCGGAAAGAACGGATTCGATGTCCATCTTCTCTCCCGCATTCGGGGAAAGTGCGTAGGGAGTATCGCACCATAATTTTCTGGAGCCGTCCATTCCGCAACGGAGAGAACAACCCGCAAATCGAACGAATATTGTAGGCAGTCCCGTCGAGATTCCTTCTCCTGAAACGGATAAGTAGATTTCGTGAATTACGGAATTCATTTTATAGCGAGAGGTTCGTTCGTACAACCGTTTTCCGGATCTTTTAGGATTGTACTAAAAAAACGATCCTTCGGGAATACCAAAATGTCCGAATTCCGTTCCCAGTCAAGACCCGATGGAAACGGAATCGAAAAAAAGGTTGAGACAGTTCGGAGCCGGGTGTAAAAA contains:
- the pheT gene encoding phenylalanine--tRNA ligase subunit beta, which encodes MKLSLDWMNEYVPLSEVPLEEILKKIAASICEIDGVEDFFAHLEKVVLVRIDSLEKHPQADKLQVAQVNDGKNKIQIVSGAPNLRVGDLVPLAVPGAVLDGKEIRDSELRGVRSSGMLCSEKELGLSDEDSGVFVVTDPQAKPGDVLRDFLGFRDKILDVDNKSITHRPDLWSHFGFARELAAQLGLPIRFHPLEQNWEFDNSVPQPKVSDTEFAHSYFSVGIEGVKISPSNRTVRSRLKKCGVRVINNIVDVSNYLLLETGQPTHFFDREKLGAMGAVSLEVDPAKKGESFSLLDGTSPELDPEILIIRNSGKGVAIAGVMGGAETAVSDATKSVVLESAVFPRESVRKSIRKTGIRSESSVRYEKGLEATTALPVLKRALQLLKENGCPEVKASHPVGYIHTADKKVVIELSLDFLNRKLGTDINRATAEKVLSSLSFVSDWKGDLATVTVPKYRQNYDITIPEDLVEEIGRSLGYASIPVRPLEAEVKPPAQNKARELERLLKKQFSQVLGYNEVFNYSYASESDNLVEGKLEEFVKIKNAMPEEQAFLRTSIFPSLMKNVRLNADRFERVRIFEFGRTYRKAEEPGNESKSFAWAVCDGRKWNEKDIALLEEDFFQVRSGVEQVLRNLNIRSFVWKSENRSYFHPKASLSLYSEGAKIGELGYAHPTLADRMDLKKRTLLGKFDFAALLTVWESLRKANHFKIPSHFPQTEIDLSIVMNSEESSANFAELVRNKSIPELEDLRVTVVFRGGNLPANKKSVSYRFRLVSQDKNLTQERIKEITDTFIGIAQSAGYPLR
- a CDS encoding gamma carbonic anhydrase family protein is translated as MKIHESAYVHPAATLIGLVELGANSSIWPGAVLRADMNSIRLGEAVNIQDNSTLHTDSTRGIFIDDYTLVGHNTMLHGCKIGKGCLIGIGSVILDGAEIGSGAMVLAGCIVRGGKKIPPRSMVLPKNGDLAIYPNKAKPAVTIAGCLEYVELSKRILANKFGPFSPEEEAEFLKEAERIVSDFGI
- a CDS encoding 7-carboxy-7-deazaguanine synthase QueE, which produces MNSVIHEIYLSVSGEGISTGLPTIFVRFAGCSLRCGMDGSRKLWCDTPYALSPNAGEKMDIESVLSEIRKLSADPVQVLFTGGEPLEGGNRNFSRVLAARLKEERRRHGRFLRVRIETNGAEPISDLEDMIFTLDYKLPGSGMEEKMLHENLHFLNERRDPLDELKFVIRDERDFVRCLEIVERFELQGNLLASPVFGELSPETLVDWIQKSGASKLRLSLQTHKYIWGDKRGV